One Nicotiana tomentosiformis chromosome 1, ASM39032v3, whole genome shotgun sequence genomic window, TTTAGAACAGTGAACCACTGCATCATATTTCTGTCCTGATGGACTCTTAAGAGTTGCGCCTTCTGGCGTCTTGTAATCAAGAACCTCATCTGCTCCTAAGCTCTTTACAAATTCAATGTTACGAGCACCACATGTCCCTGTAACATGTGTATTACCTAGCTTTGCCAATTGAACAGCATAGTGTCCAACACCACCCGAGGCAGCCGTGACAAGAATGTTCATACGCGGTCCACTTCCATCTAGTTTTATTCCAGCAATATCAACAAGGGCCTTGTGTGCTGTAAGAGCAGCAATTGGAAGACATGCACCTTCAGCAGCCGATACATTTTCTGGCCTTGGAACAGTCAAGCTCTCCTTTGCGACTGCATACTCAGCCAATCCCCCTCCTATCTGTTATCAAACACATGAGTATATTTATGTTACAACTATCATACAAGAATTTATGTTTCGTGCACTGACAGTGCAAAGAATTTTTACGCTATCAAGTTAAGTTAGTTCACAACAACAGGTAACTCGCCATATCAAGACTGATATGGTAAATTGAAGAAATAGTATAATATCTGCAATAACTGGTTAAATTGCATTGATAATATATTCTTTAGACTGTCAacatatataacttaaactcatcATATTAAGGCAAAAAGATCAAGTTGATGAGGTTACTTTCTAATAATGGTAGCAGAGaccaaaataaaataagataCAGAGACGATTATTtttgggacttgtgtgtaaatttAGAACAATCAAGCTCTACTTTGCAATGCATATTCAGCCAATCCACCTCCTATCTGTTTTCAAGAACATAATATTATTACGTTACAACTATCATACCAGAGTTTATATTCTGTGCATTGACAGTGCAAAAATTTTTTACGCTATCAAGTTAAGTTGGTCTACAACAATGGGTAACTCTCTATATTGTGTAAAATCTTGTAAAATTGAATTGACTTTAATAATTCTTTATACTGTCAgcatatataacttaaactcagCAAAAAAGTCAAGTTGATGAGTTATACTTTCATATTAATAGTAGCGGAGACCACCATAAAATAAGATAAAGAGACAATTGGTTTTGTGatttacaacttgtttggatgattgttaccCATCGTTTCGTAATGTATATTATACTGTAATATTTTTTGGATACAATGTTTGGATTAATATGCTAGACTAACATAATGAAAACAAGTCAAACGAAAAGCAATTAGACTTACAAGAAGATTAAGAATAGCCACAACTTTGTCACCAGCCTTGAATGTTACAACACTAGATCCAACCTCTACAACCTCCCCTGCTACATCAGTACCTGCTCCTCACAAAAAATGCAGTATTAAAAGTGTATAATATAAAGTAGAAGACTATAAACGATGAGCTAGAAAGGGTTAGGGCATCTTGGTGTCTCCTTATTTTGGATTCTGAAGAAAGGATCAGATGTGAAGATTATTGAAATTACCAGGTATAACAGGAAATTTGCGAGTAACAAAAGGACGATTGACACCGTTCTGAAATCTCAAGTCTAATGGATTTAAGCTTGTAGCCTCCAACTTTAACAATACCTCATCCTTGTCTGGAGTAGGCACTGGAACTTCAACATGCTGCAACAAAGCAATATATGTGCATCAATCAGTAATTTGGCTACATGATGCACCCCTGTGGAATGAGTTAACGCGATTATCCGTATTTCCTTTGCATTCTTCAAAATACACCAAAAAATTACATTTTCTGTATAAATACTTAATAAACATCAGATACGTACTCCTTCCCGGTTCCATGTAACATAGGCCTTATTTATGACACTTGcataaaatagaaattaaaatTCGTGTGCTCCAGTTAACAGTCATAGAATTTGTTCTGACAGTGCAAAAAGTAAAATTTATACTATAAGAGAACTACATGTAGTCGTCCACACGAAGTGGGACTAGTAACCTAGAAAATAAGATATGTTAGCGATATGCTTAAATTTTTTCTGTTTATTGCCAATATATACAAGATAAATCCTTAATTGTACATAGAGAGTTTCCATCCAAAGGAATGTAGAGAAAGTACCTTCAAGCCAGCAGCTCCACCTCCATAAGAGTCGTACTGCACCGCGCGCATTAGCTTCACTGCCATTTTCACCATTCACTAATTTCACCTCATTGTCTTGTTTCTTCAGCGGCAATATTTAAAATGATTGAGGATGAATATTAAGCAATATTTTGCATTTAAATGGTTGAAAAGTGGTGCTAGTCAGCGTTTCCTCCTTCCTAGTGCTTTCCAAGGAGAATAGTCAACCGTGTATAGTCGTTGGCATATCCATTGTCACTAGTTAAAAAACTAAGGTCGAAAATTAAAATTGCTTTGACTCATGGAAATAGTCAATTGTTGCCTTGTTGGAGTGGTGTACCTTGAGTACTCTTAATTGCGAAGAGATCATATAGTGGATTGTCAACCAATTTAATCCATTCTCTTGAAGATCAAGTTGAATGTAATAAGCAAAATAAACATATTAAAATTGAAGAAAGCAGTTGTATTTCATCTTGGACCATTTGGGCCTATTCAAACAAAATTGTCATTTCTTAcggtttgtttggatgattgttagGTGTTGCATtctatcgtattgttactttaaatacaatgtttgcttgattgttacttaaattttattatattgtatcATTAAATCCGTCGGCACCTAATGACGAAAAGTGTCACTTCATGGAACGATCGATTTGGTATGGTCGCGTCATTACCTTattcttttctctcattttttgCCCTTCCTTATTGTTAaataataatcatattttatccttCACCTTACCTTTTTATATGATAATTCTACCTCGTaccttactttttctttataatattgcaagtttattcttcatattgttggtgcatgataTCATAAAATGACggcaaacaatacaatctatccaaatattgtatacatcaaaacgatacagtacaatacagTACAACACTACTATACGATGCATTATGAAACGATACATAACAATCCAAACAAGCTGTGGAACTAACCTTTCTCTAGAGCACCAGCCTCCATAGAATAACTTTTTCTTTTTGATCTTCCGTTCGAATGTTATATGGTCGAAGCGAGAACGTTATAATCAGAACATCACATATTACTATGGATCAACGTTTCCCCTAATTGTACTTCCAAACAACCAAAAATAAAGCTCGTTATTCAGAGGGGGGAAAAATAAAGAAGGTAGGGCTTTTGGGAAGTGGAGTTGCAACAATTCAACTGTCACTCCAATCCCCTCGCACCAAGTTCCAAACATTTGACTCTAGTCTAGTATTGCATACTAAAGCTGACTAGATTTTTAACCAGTGAGAAATTTGAACAATAATTTGATTTACTCTTGTGTTTGGtacgaaaaaaaaatattttcgattttttcatgtttggttggcttaaatatttttaaaaatattttttttcatgaactcattttcttcagattgaaggaaaatattttctctgGGAAAACATTTTCTAAAATTCTTCTTCAACTTTCCCCACTCTATTCCCCATCCTCACCAATTCTTCCACACCCTAATCCACCCCACACTCCCTCCCCCAACCTTGCCCTAcccccaccctaaatagaaatattattatggataccttttttttttttttttttcatgttgcagatagagtactttcttttttatttcaacagaatgagtattttatttttcatgatgtaaaagatattttctttcatttcaacaaaaaaaatactttcttttacatgatttagaaaaagtattttcgtttatttcaacaaaatgacgtagtaaaaagtattttctttcatttcaacaaaaaatactttctttttatgatgtagaaaaaatatttactttcattttaacaaaatgagtatCTTTTTCATGTTGTAgtaagagtactttctttttcaccAAAACAAGAGTATTCTTTTAAGTTATGTAGCATAAATTTCAACGTTATTTTTGCGTGAAAAAGTAAAGTAATACATTAATCCCTTTGAGTTTGtatgaatttttaaaaaaataattaaattcttgaagaaaatagagttatGAAAACGTTGGATATTTGGGGTATGAGGGGAGAGGGGGAGCACAGGAAATATGGAGATTTGGGTGAGGGGAGGGGGAGGAGGAGGGAGGGGGAGGGGATAAGGAAAGTagaataaaaattattttcctaaaaaatattttctactctctaaacaaacactagaaaatattttcaggaAAAATTTTTTCACTtaccaaccaaacaaggaaaaataagtgataaaatcactcattttccaagaaaataatttctaggaaaatattttcaatggatattcgaaaactgactaaaccgaccgaaccgtaccgcaccgaaccgaaccgatttttatgtttcttttaaagaaattataggtttttatataaatctataactacACCGATatttagggtaggttttttattttatgaaaataaaccgaaaaaataccgaactgtaccgaataaattttacatgtaaaaaatatatttatatagtaagtttaaaaataataatgcattaaatttttctttgaGCCTTGTAATTATGAAAattgttacaagccaacaagtaattaaactcaaaatactaattcctaaaacctattatgctacttctacttaaactaagttatttcaagtatcttcattagtaagacacaaagtattctagcgattatgagtagcaaactacaatgtattgaatatattttctttcatataatttagatttatctttttgaatatttaatcttctatagactttattcttgagtcccaacttggttaatatcttttcactcgtgtgatttatatttttttttgcctttgcttggtttcttttacgttgttgtagaatagttgatggatctatactctatctattttttatttttttaattcatcaccctttaaacagtaaaaatgtctagagttctacttctactagtgaattttacatgatatttaaaaaaatacagaaaattaaccgaaccgtaccgataccgaaatGAAACCGtcatgattgggacggtttcgaaaagtctaattttggttatacataatagaataactgaaaaattgatatggtacaaattttataagataaccggccgaaccgaaccattgataCCCTcagccggttattttataaaatttgtaccatattaatttttcggttattccattttgtataaccaaaattagacttttcagaACCGTCCCAATTATCTCAGTTTttttcggtatcggtacggttcggttaatttttcgATATTTTATAACAAAAACGTCATACAAGAATCGCTATTCGAAGTTAGAATGCGATAAATATGTACTTATATAGGACTTTGGCAAAACGTTCTAGACATTTTACTATTTTCAAAGTGATGATAAGGAACATGAAAGATGTCCAGCATTGAGATTCATCACACTATTCTATGgtaacataaaataaaataagcaaAGACAAGAGAAATATAAACCATACAAGTGGAAAGATACTAATTAAGTTGGACTCAATAATAGAGCTTATCAAAAGAGTAGTATCCAACAAGagaaatctaaatcatacgagaGGAAAGATATCcaataccttgtgtcttgctacGAAAAATCGTTAGAATACTTAGTGGCTTGCTACTCAAGATGTTAGAACTAATTTAGTTTCGATATGAATAGAAGAATATGTTCGAAAGTTGGGACTTTGGATATTAATTATTTGGTCACTTGTAGCCATTTCCATAATCCCAAgattcctcccccccccccccctccaaaaaaatttttttttgttagttttaaacttagtatataaaatatatttttcatatataattttattcggtacggtttgatatttttcgatttatttttataaaataaaaaacctaccctaatatTCGGTACCGTTATAAGTTTATATAATAATTtacaattttattaaataaatctaATAATcggttcggtacggttcggttcgATCGATTTAGTCAGTTTTTAAAGATTCATTGACACCTGCGGACacagaaaatcaaaagaaatcaaGCAGCAAATCTGCACTCAATGAGAATCCCACTGAATATCCTAATTCAACAACCATATAAAATTAGTGATTGTAATTGCTGTAGATATCTCAAATCTCTTGGTTTTAGGAATTGTATGAGATTCTCCATTGATTGTAAATGTGTGTGCATATTTGTAGTCGGCAGTAATGGAAATTAGAATTCTCATGCCCACATATCAAGCTCTTATATAGCCGCGCGCACCCTCGATCTGAAATTTGAAATTACAAGGAGGGGTGAATTGTGGACTATTAAAATTTAGCTGACTAAGATTTAGTTTAGTCGACTAGCTTTCGTACAGTATACAAATAAGATAAAGATGAATGCAATAAATTTGAAGGCAACACAAGACACAacagtttttatactggttcagtaccgGTGTAATACTTACGTCCAATTTTTCTTAGGTCACAAAGGTTCTTTTAGATCTTGATAAAGAATTACAACAGTGATGGTTTTGACTCGTTCACCACCAATGATGTTTAGCAACAATGATTTCTGGAtgttgacacaactctcttttgtgTTCTAACTCCTTCTATCTTTTATGATACTTGTAGACTCAAGAATACAGTGTTTGTACTTAGATTTAGAGAGACTTAGAAGTCATTATTTGTAGTTGCGCACTAAACTCCTTGAGTTCGCCAGTGACCTTATAGGCAAGTATTGTTGTGTGTTTGTGTCTGATTCCAGCAAGGTGTCTTTGATTCTTTCAAGAGAGATGAGTGTTAGATTAGAGCAGGGTGTCTATGATTTCTTTAAGAGAGATGGGGTGGAATTTTTTAAATCATGGAGTGCTCTGTTACATGCCGTTTCCATGCCGAGATTGTACCGCCCcgtaaaaatttcctaatgatttaagattttaaagtgcgccaacagtatttgggaataacgtatttgagtattaaaggagacctatgagATAGATCCATATAattttgaattgataatgtatgtttaaggtgtgttggaatatACTAAAGAGTTTTGTGAAtcgcaagaacttgtgtggaacaagttggatacattaagtgtaAAGGatatttcaattggcacaagattcaacttcaaatgaatataactccctcaatataatgaATTAGGTGGTGATCTAACTATCAAATTAAagacctttgagtctagtttctaacgcatcaaaCTGTTAGTCATTTGGATTtatatacagaaagttatggccattttactggacctgtaTCATATGCACGCCCAGATGCGCGGCGTTTGAGAGTTtttgcctcaggtgcgcggccagATGCGCAGCCACTTGCCTAGGTGCGCGGCCACGCACGTAGTAACCCATTAAATACCCCtaaggccgggtagagagagagataagtcatttctttgagttAGGGCTTGTATATCAAGGGGAATCCACCTAACAcctccctcccatgaaccaaggtaatatttttggagtaattttgagttgattactactcctaaatacttatattaacaaggattaatcttgaagatccatagattttcatttaaatccccaaattggtcaagaacactacaagttgggattttcatgagtctcactacaagaggtatgtctaccatctctaactaatatATGGGGATTATTTATGTATGgaatatgtgttatgacttagggtatggtgattggaagccataagttcccaatttaaatacataaccattgtagagatggaaaggtgattatttgatgaaattttattggttgggtgtggatggatggtcatgtatgggATGTTGGAAATtaagaattgtttaagaatgatggtgggataaattattggtaaatgataGTATTTgaatgaactaattctatggttaagagatgtatagattcatgcctactagatatttgataaaatactcaaatgagctgaaaccatgaatatcttcctaatttgtgttcaattttattatgtctcaaaatagattgggattgctagaattttcggaacgttgtagtaatttaaggaaagctcaaagtgaggtatgttggctaaactttctctcttagaatcgaattccataatgtttccgtaagatcaagtatgattgacttaagattcctaacttctatatttcgggttattccctataaacttggctattccgaatgagccttatgtcgaaagatagctgttcaaagtatggtttgcgtattaaaatgctAAGTCTTggagtcgtgttccaaatgaaggttatgataccaaattgtgtgagaaaattttaatattcttaagactcttagttgctcatatgtgtacctaaagtcttgatttggaaatgtcttattgttgataatctataaaggtggttggaaatgaaataattgaattggggatatagtgtGTGGCCAAAGTGCcatgaatttaagttatgattgtgacTAGTAGTGtaaatgatttgagaggatgcgataaagaatatgaaatgagcctcgactcaactgtgttaaaagtgatttgaaaaatagaatttgcctaagagcttttgtaaTCAATTCATGCACATTAGTgactgctttaactaatgctttgctttataaatatatccagtgtgattcgagttctatatactcatgtgttgaaattgtacattgtcatttctgggggagagtattgcaagagtaaatggtgtattgattgtttatgatttttcatgtatatttatattgttggttggtatgcctcattatttgggaagaaaccatttgtgtttgaagttcccatttcaaatggatttgaagtatatgatttctgaaattttttatatgttgatatttgacggtgatctttgaaattgaaagaggtgaagatgtagaatatgaaatacggccatcgtgccaggaataaagaatcttataATGGCCAAAtaagccaagaaaatattgtcgttatgaatgactgaaaatactaatgagaatttatacaatgtgaaatatgttgaggtgagtacaattgtatttatgttacctatgtgtgcaaatcaaataaaaaaaatatttttgggagcatcattagcaaaactgaGGAAGGGTGAGTCATAAGGCCCACaactgaaactacacgtgccggtgtaaggGTGGATtaggattattccccttatttgggatgaaattgaaacctttgcgaaattgtgatattattcctcttaattggaaTGAAACTgaaacctttgtggattggaaaagtcaacccacacagcatatgtgggaaggcggcctagctgatcgggtagagatcagacgccatattgcgcatatgatGGTACTACTCttagtaacaactttctttcgcatcacctgtcaaaccacattgtccgtgaggagatagcctagtcgatcgggcgtgatcggactccgtgctaacaaagacggtggtatatcagtgctaatgatctcccaaccaaaattgtatatgaagttcgtattttgaaaattattatattttaactaaatatttggatattgttgattgagacttgctgtttctatgtgttgccttttcttatatgggcattctattttgaaagaggacttttagctatacatactagtgctattcgacagtactaacgtctcttttgtcgggggcgctgcatctttaatggatccAGGTGGTTTTACAGCAggcggtattgatcagtgatagcagtacacttttttcagctgatttggtaagCCTCACTTCATTttagggtgtcacgacccaaaatctaactagtcgtgatggcacctaacccaacctgctaggtaagccaactttcaattatccaattccaataataattattaaagcaatttaagtgaataaagattttaATCTTATataatccccaagaactggtagtacaaattatgagcttccaataatagagtatacaaagcggaaataaaataaatacatagtttgtttcaataatacataaacagagcttttatgaatctaaggttatactgaacaagaggcagctacaacaggaacgcatgtacatcttcaagtcccgcaactaTCGAGCtcagcaacaacaacagtcaacatttgcacgcaatatgcagaagtgtagtatcagtacaaccgaccccgtgtactgagtaagtaacaaacctagccgtaggttgaagtagtgacgagcttctaccaaggtcgggtccacaaccaatagtccacaacagtccataacaacataaagcaaataataccagaagtaactcagatataAAATcatcagccaaatcatgatttcaaaaataatagctcttcctttcaaatacatcagtgaaagcccaaatcgtttgccgaagttgccaaaaatatgaatagttcaaaaacaataaatttctcccaaaatcttttcaataataaataagatgttttattttccttccggataacttgtgtaaaacaaatgcatcactatgcccatctgtcaaaaatgtgtgagaaaatcataaatgatgtgatgttgtacagtatgaggaaaatacatctctatgcctgtatgtcatgtgtgcatgccaatgcgatgcaactcagtgataaaatcataaacagcccctcgggcagaacatcactcatatacaacccctcgggcaaacctcacagtcactcatgcctctcgggcatacctcacagtcactcatgccactcgggcatacctcacaatcactcatgcctcccagtcactcaacactcggcactcgacactcggcactcgcactcagtaggtacctgtgctcactgggggtgtgtacagacttcggaggggttcATTCAGCctaagcactatatcaagccaaattatggcataaatcactcaggccctcgccctatatcaaacatgctgcggcgtgcaacccaatcccataaatatgcaacatgatgcggcgtgcagcccgatcccataaatatgtaatatgctgcggcgtgcaacccgatcccataaatatgcaacatgctgtagcgtacagcccgatcccataaatatgcaacatgctgtggcgtgcaacccgatcccataaatatgcaacatgctgcaacgtgcagcccgatcccataaatgtgcaacatgctgcggcgtacaacccgatcccataaatatcctcacaaatcaggccctcgacctcactcagtcatcaatctctccagtctatctctcatgggctcaaaatgtcatgaaaatataaaatagcccaaaaatgatgatatgatgtatcaataaataacaacagagactgagatatgatatgcaatgaaatgaatatgactgagtatgaattttcaatttaaaataaataattcacagcaatatgacctctgtgagtcccaataatactggcacatagcctcaacatgatttttttttaatatgcttttccgctcaatttctttaactcataaaacgcatggaaaatgccaagatcatttaactacaaaattctatagaaataattatgtcacaatttctatagtgcacgcccacgcgcccgtcacctagcatgtgtgtcacctcccaacaattcacgaaatacatatattcagggtccataccctcaactccaagattacaagagttacttacctcgaacaagctgaatccaatatcgagcaagctaagcaatgctccaaaaatttcatTCTGAACGTATCAACTTtcaaacagctcgaatctagtcacaattaatttgattcagcccacaaaatttataggaattaattccatatcaaaatactaatattttccaaaaaatccgaaattacgcctcAAAAATcacttgtggggcccacgtctcggaatccaataaaatttataaaatccggaagcccattcaactacgagtttaaccatactaattttacagAAATCTGATCtcaactcgacctctaaatcttgaatcttatttttaaatccctaagttcaaactcccgatttatacctcaaaaacatgtaatctag contains:
- the LOC104084889 gene encoding chloroplast envelope quinone oxidoreductase homolog; translation: MVKMAVKLMRAVQYDSYGGGAAGLKHVEVPVPTPDKDEVLLKLEATSLNPLDLRFQNGVNRPFVTRKFPVIPGTDVAGEVVEVGSSVVTFKAGDKVVAILNLLIGGGLAEYAVAKESLTVPRPENVSAAEGACLPIAALTAHKALVDIAGIKLDGSGPRMNILVTAASGGVGHYAVQLAKLGNTHVTGTCGARNIEFVKSLGADEVLDYKTPEGATLKSPSGQKYDAVVHCSKDIPWSRFEPNLSDSGKVIDLTPGPSAICTYVFQKLTFSKKQLLPFILIPKGDKELNLLVRLVKEGKFKTVVDSKHPLSKAQDAWAKIIDGHATGKIIVEQ